The region gtggtgcatgcctttaatcccagcacttgggaggcagaggtaagaggatcgccatgagttcaaggccaccctgagactacatagtgaattccaggtcagcctggactagagtgagaccttacctcgaaaaactaaaaaaaataaaagaattcagaGAAAGTTTGTGTCAAAGGCTCCTTCACTTGACACCCATCTAAGTGATTCTCAAACCATGCATCTGTATAATCTCTATTTCCAGATGCAGCAGCATATGGTAACTTTAGGTATTCTGTTGCTAGCATTGACCCCAGAGCCTCGTATGTTGTTAGACAGGTCCTTTACTACCAAGCCACAACTTCAGCCCAACCTTGGGTGGGGGCAGAGTTGAGGtaagggtcttgctttagcccaggctgacctggaactcattctgtagtcttggGTTGGCCTCTACttacagggatcctcttacctctgcctcctgagtgctgggattaaaggcttgtgccatcatgcccagcccaacCTTGGATACTCTTGATGCTTTCATATCTGTTACAGTTTGTGTGAATCAGAATCTCTTGGGAGTTGGTATCCAAGACAGCCCTGGTGAACGGATAAATATTTTTCAGTGCTTCCTGAATATACTCCTTCCCTGGTTGGggcttcttttttaataaaaaaaattaagttttttattcttatttatttatttgagagagagaaagaggctggggtgggggttggggaatggacatgccagggcctccagccactgcaaattaactcctttgtgtatctggcttacatgggtcctggggaattgaacctgagtccgttggctttgtaggcaagtgccttaagtgctaagccacatCGCCAGCCCTTAATggtatctttaatattttattatttatttgtataaggGAAAACACCAAATTCTCTTGCTGCCATTttttagcatctggctttacatgggtgctggggaattgaacctgggccagcaggttttgcaaacaagcacctttaaccactgagccatctcttccgccCCCAGGTTGTAGCCTTCTCGTTTGTTATATTTCCTTCATGCCCTTCTCAGGAGAGAAATCCAGAGtgcatgcttgcttgcttccttcctttcctttcaattgtttattatttgcttatattttgttagacacagaaagagagagacaaagagagctgtgcaccagggcctcagccactgcaatcaaacgccagatgcttgcatcacctagtgggcatgtgcgaacctgtgcttgcctcacctttatgcatctggctaatgtgggatcgggagagtagaacatgggtccttaggctttgcaggcaagtgcttacatctctctagctccccctttttttcaaagcttttcagggtggtcttgactgagactacataatgaattccaggtcagtctgggcaagaccctacctggaaaaacaaaaattagccaggtgtggtggcacacgcctttaatcccagaagttgggaggcagaggtaggaggatttccatgagttcaaggccaccctgagactacagaatgaattccaggtcagcctgggctagagcaagaccctacctctgcctccctgccttGAAACCCCGCcccccatatgcacaaagtgacccctGTGTccggagttggcttgcagtggcactaggccctggcatgcctgttctcatgcattcatattctttctctccttgcaaataagtaaaataatttaaaaaaggaaaagcagcagccaccaggcatggtggcatgcatgcctttaatcgcagcactcaggaggccatggtaggaggattgctatgagttcaaggctagccaggtcagcctgggctagagcaaaagccTGTCtcggggtggcggggggggggggagaatgaatgaaaaggACAGGGTGCTCTGAGAATGGGCAATAGAGGACCTCACACCGCCCAAGATACCAGGGGAGGACCACTCTGAGGATGAGATGTTCGGGAAGAGACCTGAGGGAGGTGTCTTATCTGGAGGAAGTAGGCAGGGGCATGTCCTGGATCATGAAACCAGGAAGTGCTCCAAAACTTAGTGCTGGAGGAGCTGTGAGAAGTCTGGAAGCAAGGGGTAAGTTGCTGTGCAGAAATGGCTGAggtggagagccaggcatggtggtgtgcacacttttaatcccagcactcagggaggcagaggtaggaggatttctgtgtgtttaaggacagcctgagacaacagagtgaattccacatctgcctgggctagagcaaaattctaccttgaaaaacaaacaaaaaaagaaaagttaaaaaaatctggacatggtggcacacgcttttaatcccagcacttcggaggcggaggtaggaggatcaccatgagtttgaggccaccctgagatacatagtgaattccaggtcagcctgggctagagtaagaccctaccttgaaaaactaaaaagaaaaaacaaatggatTAGGTGGAGCTGGGCAGAAGGAAAGTGAACAAGCCCTTTGGGAGGCTATGGCAGCAGTCTGGAGGTAGGTCAGGAGCAGGGTCAGTGGAGCGCACCCCTGGGACCAGTGTGGTCTGGTTGTGGGATTGACAGCACTTAGAGGAAAGGCTTCAAGGAAAGTGCCCAGagtcaggtgtgctggcacacacctttagttccagcgcttgggaagctgaggtatggGCATTgacatgagctccaggtcagcctgggctagagtgagaccctgctttgaaaaaataagaaatagaaaggaagtgTCCCGCTGTGGGTCAAGGCCTGCAGTAACCAGTGGGTACCACGTTCCGAGACgctgaaagcagagagaagaggttTAGAAGAGACAGTTCCCAGATGGGCCTGGCCCTCCTAGGGTTGAAGCGGCTGAGAACTGAACACTCCCAAGCAGCTCTTACACTTCAGGGTGGGGCTGCAGTGGTACAAGGAGGTGCTTCCTGCTATTGGGAAGTCCAGGGGTCCGTGCTGACAAGATGGGAGAGATGAGTCGAGGGGGCTCAGTATCCACCCAGCTGCCCAACACCCGCAGGGGTGGAGGGAGCAGGGCCGCAGGAAGGGCCAGGACTGTCCTCACTTTCCCACCTTGGGAAGGCCGTGATTGATTATCCCCATGCCTGTCTTGAGATGTCCACAGGCTCTTGCAAACGGACCAGAAGCATTCTGGGGAGATTCTAGGAATTATAGGAGCTAGGTGTGGCCTCAGGATAAGGATGAGCTTTGTACTTCTCCTGGTACCTTGCCCTGTGAGGAATTTTCCTCAAGTCTTCACAACAACCATATGTGGTTGGAATCATTGCCCCCTCTGTACAGCTGATACAGCTGGTGGCAAAGGGTTTAATGACTTTCTAGCGGCCATGAGGGCAAGGATAGGACTCCGTGTCAGGATGTAATGTGCTCCCTGTCTGTCACCAGAGTGACTAAGTCTTAATATAAGTTTTCAGGCTTTCCTCTCTGACCTTTAGGACTTGTTTTTCCTAAATGTTGGTACAGTTTAAACTTTCTTTgcattgccttttattttttccatctacTTACTCATTTGTCAGTATGCATCCATAATGGGCTAGTCCATAGGCTGGTCATGCTTGGATCCCACAGGGACTGAGTGGCCTGGAGAGACTATTCCATCAGGAAGAGGTCAGGGATGAATTGTTCTAACCAATCCTGggggcttgagggaaagctccctgAAGGAGGTGAAGTCCAGGAACCCTGAGGGGGGATGCTGTGACATGGGAACGGTATGGGGAAGCCTGAGTACACTGGGGACAGAGAGGCAAGACTGCAAAAAGGAGCATGCAGGGCCCATAACTAACTGCTGCTCACAGCTCGTAGCTGAAGCGGGGAGTATGGGGTGCTTGGGAGAACTATGAGGTGAGGACTGTGGCCAGAGGTGGTTACAGGGTCTCCACATGGGAGGAGTGTTAGCAGCAGATCAGGGCCAGATAGGGTTTGGCATAGGTCTCTGGAGCTTAAGTTGGTCAGACAGTAATCATGGAAGGGGTCAGTAAGCAGAGCTACTCTGCAGCATAACAGGGTCAGATAGGATTTGGTACAAATCTCTGGAGCTTAAGTTGATCAGACTGGAGCAGGCTGGTATTGGtcagctggaagctgtggccatGGTCTAAGCAGAAGATGACAGTGGCTGCCTGTCATGCTGCAGACTTATGTGTGTTTTGGTTGGAGGGGAAGAGGCACTTTGCTGTTTGCATCTAACAAGGTGCCTAGGGCACAAGGGTTCTTGGGAAGGCCTTGGAAAATAGTGGAATGGGCACAGTGTTAGAGGGAGTTAAAGGGAGACTGGCCAAGAGATCAAGAGCTAGGTCCTAAGAGGACTTGCCACCCAGGACTGGAGGGTAAACTTCTCAAGAGCAGAGACGGATGTCTCACTGTGCAGCACCCAGGTGGACTAGGGTTTTTAGAAGATTCCCCCAGAAGACCCACACTGCTGTGGCTGACCAGGATACCTCTGTTCCCACCCCAGGAGCTGTGGGGATGGCACACCTGCTAGGCAGCCAGGCCTGCATAGACAGCCTGCGCAGAGACCTCACTGACCTGCAGGGGACCATCGTGGACGTGTTTTCCCGTGCTGGGCCTGTGCGCTGTCCCTCGTGGAAGTTCCCTGACCGTGTGGCCTGTGACCTTGACATGGTAGCCCTGCTGGAGCACTATGACCACGTGCCAGGTGACCCTGAGTTCACGCAGTTGTCCCACACTGTGCTGCTGGAGCTGGTCATCGACAGGTGAGGCCTTGGCCAGTCCTGGACATCTTGGGATGCTGGAATCTGCTGCTCATTCCAGTAGCCCCTTGTAGGAGTGGTGACTGTAGAGGCAGCACCAGTCACCATGGACTGAACACCTGCCAGGGGCCATAGCTCAGGACACTCAAGGTGCTCTCAGGTCTTACTCTGCGCTCCATGGCTATGCCATGCCATCCTGTCCTGCCTGCCTCAGGGAGTCACTGAGGTCTCCACAGTGCCACAGCTCTGACCACTGTCACCTCGGAGCTTCTGGGTTAGGGATTTCGTAGCTCCTGCTCCATTTCCACCTCAGACCCCTTCCTGGCACCTTGTGCGCTGTAGTCCATCAGTGCATCATGACGCAGGACGTGGGATGCGTTTTCCCAACTTCTGGCTGTGGTGGGAAGAGGCCAGCGGAGTCCCTGAAGCCCGACCACTTCTATGCCATCATTAAATGATATGGCCACTGGCTtcccaccatctggggaccacaACTTAGGCTCCCATGACCTGCCTGAGATCAGAAGAGGCAGGGTACCTCTCTGCAGCCAGGAGGAGCCCTGAATACAAAAACAGTTGCACCCTCTGAGGAGCTGGGCAGTGTAAGCACGGAGCACTCCTCTCCCAGGGCTCTGCACTGCACTGTACCCCTTGCTGCTGTGGTCCAGCCTCCCATACCCACCAAGTCCCTGTTACTGACCCCTTCCCAGAAAAGCTATTGCGGCTGTATCTCCACCCTGCCAGCCCTCTGCCCACCTTTGGCTAAATTAGCTCGGGCCTCTTCTATGTATAAGTAATTCCTGCCAGAAGCCACTGAGACTGAGCCCAGGAACCCTAGGGTCAGGGCCATGACCTCTAGCCAACAGTGTGGCATTTTAGATCCCCAGGGTTAAGGGTACAAACAGCGCAGCATCTCCTAGCATAGCACCTGTTTGTCTAAGCAGACAGATGGCTGTGCTGAGAACATACTGTGTCTACCTTGCAGTTGCATCCCCACTCCTCATTGCTGCTGTCCACACTGGCCCAGAGGGGCAGGCCTGGAAGAAGTGGCCACCTCCCCAGGGCCCCAGGGGTTTGGCATGAATAATAAGATCTGCAATAAGATCACTTCCCTTCCAAGTATATGTTATAAACAAAGtacctttgcttttaaaaattgttttttggagccaggtgtggtggtgcatgcctttaatctcagcactcaggaggcagaggtaggaggatcgcggtgagtttgaggcctccctgagactacataggtcaacctggactgtgagaccctacctcgaaaaaccaaaccaaaaaaaaaaaaaaattgtttttttgagaggtagggtctcacaggctggcctcgcactcacagcgatcctcctacctcagcctcccaagtactggaattaaaggcatgtgccaccatgcccagattactCTTGCTCTTAAAATAATTTCTGGACATGCAAATGTCCACTTCCTTTTCCATTACCCCAGTTCCTGTCCATGAGTACCTGCTTCTAATTTTGAACTGTAAGCAGCAACCTAGCTGTCCCGGCCCCGAGTCTCCATTGTCGCAGAGGCAACTCAGCCTGAGTAGGTCTAGAAGAGCATGAGTGTGCCCCTAGCCTGCCCTGCTCACCGAGAACTTACCAAGCACTCAGGATACATCGTGGGTGGGGCCAGGCTGCCTTGCTCATCCCCTAGGTCAAGTGGGGAATCACCAGACAGAAGTGCTGCCTGCCACCCAGGAAGCCCACAagagggcttcctggaggaggtggccCCTGGTTAAACCTGAAGCTGACCTGGGTCTCCATATCCCTGATGTCTCAACCGTTTTCCCCTCAAGCCAGAACCCCCTAGTTAAGTGGTGTGACACGTGCACTGGCACCAACATCAGCCCGAGCTCACCCCGGCAACTCCCTCGAcaggctcctgctgctgctgcagagcTGTTCCAGCTACCTGGAAAACCTTGGCTTGGAGCAGGCGATGCCCCGCGCCCGAGATCCAGGACCCTGCATGTCTGTGGGGCTCACAGTGCGGCGCTTCTGGAACAGCCTGCTGAGGCTGGGCAAGCTTTACCAACTGGCGGCTCCCCAGGTAGGTTGTCCACGGCCCCCAATTGTGGTAGCTGCAGTTGCCACACTCCTTGTCCAGCTCCCTGCTGCCCAAAAGGAGCAACACAAACCTCGAGCCTCCCAGATAAGGACCCCGGACTTGACAGCTGAGAATGCAGGCCTCGTGCTCAATGTCTTGGCAACTTTGGAAAACTCCTACCACCTCTGAACCTCAGTTTGTTCATCTATGCAATAGGGGCAGCAAGCTACACTCAATGCAGGCAGTCCCATAATCCTCATGGCCACCCAGTGGGAAAGGACAGCTGTGAGGGAGAGGGAACTAAAAGAGTGGTTACTGGGGCATGAGAGCAAGTAAGGGCCTAGTGACAATCAGTTGCAATTTATCAAGTCACCCTTGTGGTACCATGCTCATGTAATCCTATCAAGCCTGGACCTGGGAAGGGGACAGCAGGAAAGAAGCCTGGGCTTGACAGACTGAATCATGGGAAAAGAGGCAGAAGGGTCTCTGACTGGAGTCGGTATCAGAAAACCACATTAAAGGGTCTGAGCATTGGGCAAGGCTGTCACCAGCATCCCCAGGGAAACAGTTGCCCCCCAGGTCCATTCtcacttcccttccctttctttccctgacCCCAGAAAAGGCAAAACCCAGGAGAGATTCTCACTGCCAAGCCCATGGCCAAAGGCGAGCCTGCCAGGAGCCCTGAATGTATGACTGCCAAGTTCATCAAACCTCCCTCCCCAGTACCAGGTTTGCCCCATACCTGCCCAGGGCTGCAGACCATCCCTGTCAGAGTGTCCCTGAGGTGCCCAGCCGGGACATCCGAGAACACCAAGAGCGTCCACTCCCAGACCATCGAAACAGCATTGGTACCCTGTGACGCTTGCACCAGTGTCCAGGGCAGTCTTCGAGAGGTGGGCAAGGTGGTCATCAGCTTATGTCAGAGCCAGAACTTGCCCTCATCCTTGGGCCAATTCCAGCAGCTGGTACAGGACAGTATGGGGCTCAGGCCCCTGCCAGCCGCTACCATGGGCCACTGGGCAGCAGAACAGAGCAAAGACCTGACACGCCTCAGTAAGCACGTGGGGGCCCTCACTCAGCTTGTCGGGCCCCTCAGGACCCAGCTAGAGGAGGCTGAGGGGCAGAAGGATGGACTGAGGCAGCAGGTGGGCGAGCTGGAGCAGTCCCTGCTGCAGGAGCAGAGGGAGCGACGGCGGCAGACGGAGGAGGCTGAGCGGCACTTGGCACAGTGGGAGTGTGACAGACAGCAGCTGCTCACAGGTCTGTTCCCCACCCCACAGCCAGAGAGACTTGGTGCCCAAGGGCTTTGCCATAGCTTTGGCATGGTCATCCCCTTCCTTCCACAACCAAGCAGGTCATGAGATAGGATTTTGAGTTCCAATAGTTTTCACAGAAGAGACCCAGGTTGGAGAATGGGCAGGCGAGCGGCTGAGAAGGGAAGGCAGCTACGGAGGGTGTGACCATCAAGCGGGAGACACTGGGCAGCTGAGCTCAGTCACACGTGTGCCTCAGACTTGTCCCatcaggaagggagggagctggAGTGTTATCCCACTCTTACTCCTGGTGATTCTTGAAGGTGCTTCAGGTAGCTCGTAGCTCATGTCTCTGGCTCCTCCACTCAACATAGATTCTTCTGCTTTGGCAAAAACTGTTAAGCAAAGAGGTGTAGCCCCTGGCACTGGACGTCCCAAGTGCTCACTGTTCAGAGATCTAGGGGACTAGGGCGAGTCATCATCATTTCCCAGTCTCACCATTGCCTCCGTGGAGGACCCAGGCCCAGAGAAGTGTAGGCATATGGCAGCCAGTCAGGGAGAGTGGAGCAGGGTGCCAGGCCTGCCGCACCCAGCAAAGATGCCTCTCCTCTGCAGGGTACACTGGGCTTGAAGGCCACTGGCAAGCCCAAGTGACTCTCTGAAGAGTCTCTCCATTTCTGCCATAGAAACGTGTGACCTAAAGACAAAGGTGGCCACCCTGGAGGAGCAGCTGAAGGACCAGCAGGAGTCCATGCAGGCTGTGGGTGAGGAGCCCTGCTGTGTGGCTGGGTGTGCACCTTCAGTTTCTGTCAGGACAGAGAAAGGGAACCACAGGAGGGTGAGTCTGACTGTCCACACTGCTGGGTGATGACCCAACCCAGGGTCTCAGTGGGCCGAGAGCACCATCTGTGCTTCAGACACCTTATGGGGTCCAAAACCCCATGCTGCCTGTGGCTGAGGCTTAGAGCTGTGATGTGACCTTCCCTCAGTGTCATGCTGGGTCAGAGGGTACACAGGCTGCCCCTCCCCTTTTGCTCCTGCTTGCTCACTCGGCAGAGGCAAAGTCTCAGGAGCTGCAGGAGGAAGGAGAGCGCAGGGCAGCAGCTGAGAAGCAGGTGCAGGTGCTGGAGGAGCAGGTGCAGGTGCTGGCAGGGCGGCTGGATGGAGCTGGCCAGCAGATCCGCTGGGCCAGCACAGAGCTGGACAAGGAGAAGGCCCGCGTTGACAGCATGGTCCGCCATCAGGAGGTGAGAGGTGCAGTCCAGGCACTGGGCTGCCTGCTCTGCAGCTCTGTCTGCTTACCCCCTTGTCACAACTCCTGATGAGAAGCTGAGGCATGGTCATGTTAAGGAGCTTTGCACAGGCCACACAGCTAGTGAGGCAGAGTCAAGTGTTTCTGTTGAGTGGGTGTCAGTAAATGTGAGTTCCATGGTTCAGGCTAATATGCTGGAGACAGAAGAAAAGCCTGTTTTCCAGAATCTTCTTCAGGTGAGAACTGTGTGTAAATGGAAAGTAGGGGCAATGACAGCATCAGCCAACTGCCATGTAAGGGTTCAGGGTCTGCAAGCATGGAGGGCCTGCCTTGTCCAGATTGGGGTGCATCTCCATGCTATGGTCCCTCTCCCCATCTATGTTCTTCCCTGTATACAGACATGGCACCAGGGGAGATACAgaaataacttagcagttaaggcattgcttgcaaagcctgatggcctgggttcaattccccagtacccacataaagccagaggcacaaagtggtgtatgcatctggagttcctttgcagtggcaagaagccctggtacatcccttccctttctctctccttctgctagcaaataaagaagtattttaaaaaatttaaagaagacatGGCAcaagagaaaggcacagagagccGTAGACACCAAAGCTTCCTCAGGCCCATGTGCCTGGTCTGGTCCTGAGGGTCCCATAGCCACCCTGACCAGTGCATTCCCACTTAGTCTCTGCAGGCCAAACAGCGGGCCCTGCTACAGCAGCTGGACAGCCTGGACCAGGAGCGCGATGAGCTGCGGGGAAGCCTGGATGAGGCTGAGCTTCAGCGGGCTCAGGTGGAGCAGCAGCTGCAGACCCTACAAATGGAGAGAGAGCACAGGCAGTGCCAACTCCAGGCCCAGCAGGTGGGCGAGGGAAGGGGCAGCTCCTTCCCTCTCATCAGAGGAGCCTGCAGTGTCCCTGGTCCCATTTCACGTCTCAGGCCCCATGGGATGGTGTCCCCAGGGGAGCCCGAAGCCCCACTGGGGCCAGGTCTGAGCCTCTCCTCACCTCAGGAGCTGCTGCAGAGCCTGCAGCAAGAGAAGCAGGAGCTGGAACAGGCAAGCACAGACCTGCGGCTGACCGTCTCAGAGCTGCAGCGGGAGGTGGCCGAGCTGAGGGAGAGGGAGCGACTGCTGGTGGCCTTCCCGGACCTCAACAGGCCCACAGAGGCTCAAATCGAAAGTAGGGGACTGGGGGTGCTGCTGAGTTCATGCTGGGGCCTTGGTGGGTGACTTGTCGAGCAATTTACTATACCTCTCTGGCCTGTCCAAAACAGGTAGCCTTGGAAGaaatttacttttactttattgccaatttttttttgcgTTCTAGGACACACCTAACTCTCAAGTCCTAAAACTACAGTTATCACCTTCACAGTGGGTGGTGACAGGAACGGGACCAAGGCCTCAGAAGATGAAAGGCCTAGGACAATGCCCAGCAGCCCTTTCCCCCATCCTGAGGCCCTGTCCAATTAGGCACAAGCAGCAGACCCAGTGAGCTGGGGATCACAGATTATCATCTCTCTGCAGGCTCTGGCGATGTTACCTACGACATGGAGAGGCAAGTGCAGGCCAACAATATCCGTATCCAGGTACTGAAGGAGGAGAATGGGCGACTCCAGTCAATGCTGACCAAAATCCAAGAGGTGGCCCAGCAGGGAGGCCTCAAGGTGAGCTTGGGGGCTTGGAGGAGGCACCTACCTGGCTGAGGTCTTTAGATTGCCCTGGGGGCCTGCCTCATGGCATGTGGCTTTAGACCACATTTCTCCAAAGTTACTTTCTTACTCAGTGTGGTGTGATGCTATTAAAGACCCTGGCTGGGCCTTTCAGCTCCAGATAGCTTTAAAGCCTCATTTTCTTACTTTAGATCCTCATCAGAGGAACAGTATTGCCTGCTTGAGGGTTTGCAGGTGGGGACCACCCTGAATGACCTTCCAAGCCCTGCTCCTTGGTGGAAAAGACAGTGGGGCAGGGGCTTGGGCTGTGCCTCCGTCCTTGCTTATGACACCCCCAgaacagtgtgtgtgggggggaatactGGGTCCTTGAGCTTGCCTTTCTTTGCAGCTGATCCCACAGGACCAGCTCTGGTCCCCTCCCCACAAGGACATCCAGGGAGCAGCACCCCCAGCACAGGCCCAGAGTGCATCCTCTCGGTGAGTGAGGCTTATCCTGAGGCAAGGCAGATGGGTGGTGTGGTCCCCTTGTTCCCAAGGACACCTGTGACTCGGTCCTCCCTCAGGCCTGTGAGCAGGAAGCACCCTCTTGGCAGCAGAACAGGCAGTGCAGGCAAGACCCCGCCTGGCCGGCCTCAAGCATCCCCAGCCCAGCAGCCCAGCAGCAAGCCTTCCCCAGAGAACAGGACTGTCTCAGCGACCTGTGCCCAGAACCCCATCCGGGCCTTGGCCAGGCTCAGGAGGAGACTCTCGCCGAGCCGGGGTCAGTCTGGCTGTATACACCAGTCCCAGGAGCGGCCCATGTAGCCTGCAGCAAGGGcgggtggggctggagggctgcTAGCTGGCAAATCCCGCATGGAATAAAACGCCAGCCACCGGCCCGCAGCGACCTGGCCTCAGCATGGCTAAGCAGCTACAACAACCTCCCCTCCTTATTGGGCAGGGTAGTCTACGACCCCACCATGAAGGTCATCAGCCAGTAGTAACCCGCCTCCTCCCTGACAGGAACGGTGGGAAAGAAGCTCCTCATCCCTGGGCCAGGTGAAGAGCAGCCTTTTCACCCCACAGCAAAGACCAAGGGGTAACCCTGGACTTACTGACCAGCACCAAGAAAGGTCAGGGTGGGGGTGTGCAGGCTAAGGGCCAGGGAGGACATGTGAGGCAAGCAAGGAATCAGAGGCCAAGACCCTGCCTCTGGCTCTCCAGGGAAGGCTGAGAACAGTGCTGCCTCGGCCTTTTACCTTGGCTCTGAACCCAGGACTGGGGCATCAGAACTGAGGGCAACAGGCATCTCTCACTAAGGAACTCCTCACCTTTAGGGACTCTTGTAGTTCATCAAAGTTCCCTTCAAGTCCTGTAGGTCAGAGTCCTGTGAGGCCACCAAAGGCATGGCCAGGGCTTGGGATGCCTTAGCCACACACAGTTTGATTGAGACCTTTACCTCAGAGCCCATCCAGTTCAGGATGTCATCAGCCACTTTCTTTAGGAAGCCATTGACCTGTCTCGAATCACCTAGTCTCCATGGAAGGTGGTCACCCTGTTGGAGAAGACCCAGCCCTGGGACACGCTCCTTGGTACAAGGCCTCACCCAAGTCCAGGGGACAGGCCCTCTCACAGCAGAGCCTCTCAGGTCTCCACTGACTCAGTGTCTTTTCTTATCTCTCATTGCTGCGGGTTTGGAATCCAGATCCTTGcaagtgtgttggcacatgcctataatgccatACCAgccttcaggaagctgaggcaggaggatcatgagtttcaaGTCAGACTAGTTATATAGggagattgcctcaaaaaaaaaaaaaaaaaaaaaaaaaaaagcaccaaacaCTCCAGAAGTGTAGGCCTTGCATGGCCAGGCCCTCTGCTGAGGGTGCTAGGATGCCAGTCAAGTTACCACCCAGGGTGTGCTCCACTCAGAGGCTCTGGGAAAGAACCCCCTTCCAAACTCATGCTGGTTACTGACAGAATTGAACATGTAGGGCTGTAGGACTGAAGTCCTTGTGGCCACCTTGCTCTCATCCCCCATCTTCAAGTCAGCAGCAGAAAATGTCTCCTGCGCTAAATGCCCGGCACTTTGACACTTCTTCCACCAGCCAGGGCAGCTCTGCTTCTCATGGGCCCATGTGCCAATCAgatgcttttcttctcttaagacCCACTGTGTACTCACAGGGGTAAAACCCCTTAGAGACTGTAAGGCAGGGACCGTGAGGACCATCAGAATTCCACCTACCACCAGCAGTCGAACCcaagataatttttgtttttgactcATGTAGCCTAAACTTgtacttgctatatagctgagactggccttaaactcctaatTTTCCtgcctcccatgggctgggaatacaggcatgtgccatcatacctggcttttatttattttaattttatttatttatttgagagagagggagaacaggcatgccagggcctccagccactgataatgaactccagatgcatgtgctaccttgtgcatgtggcttacgtgggtcctgaggaatcgaaccaaggtcctttggctttgcaggcaagtgacttaaccactaagccatctctctagccctttatttatttatttggttttttgaggtagagtcttgcccaggctgacctggaattcactatgttatctcagggtggcctcgaactcactcctacttctgcctccccagtgctgggattaaaggtgtgtgccaccacgcctggcttcagccctttattttttttaaagcag is a window of Jaculus jaculus isolate mJacJac1 chromosome 13, mJacJac1.mat.Y.cur, whole genome shotgun sequence DNA encoding:
- the Ccdc157 gene encoding coiled-coil domain-containing protein 157 isoform X5; this encodes MAHLLGSQACIDSLRRDLTDLQGTIVDVFSRAGPVRCPSWKFPDRVACDLDMVALLEHYDHVPGDPEFTQLSHTVLLELVIDRLLLLLQSCSSYLENLGLEQAMPRARDPGPCMSVGLTVRRFWNSLLRLGKLYQLAAPQKRQNPGEILTAKPMAKGEPARSPECMTAKFIKPPSPVPGLPHTCPGLQTIPVRVSLRCPAGTSENTKSVHSQTIETALVPCDACTSVQGSLREVGKVVISLCQSQNLPSSLGQFQQLVQDSMGLRPLPAATMGHWAAEQSKDLTRLSKHVGALTQLVGPLRTQLEEAEGQKDGLRQQVGELEQSLLQEQRERRRQTEEAERHLAQWECDRQQLLTETCDLKTKVATLEEQLKDQQESMQAVGEEPCCVAGCAPSVSVRTEKGNHRRRQSLRSCRRKESAGQQLRSRCRCWRSRCRCWQGGWMELASRSAGPAQSWTRRRPALTAWSAIRSLCRPNSGPCYSSWTAWTRSAMSCGEAWMRLSFSGLRWSSSCRPYKWRESTGSANSRPSRLWRCYLRHGEASAGQQYPYPGTEGGEWATPVNADQNPRGGPAGRPQADPTGPALVPSPQGHPGSSTPSTGPECILSACEQEAPSWQQNRQCRQDPAWPASSIPSPAAQQQAFPREQDCLSDLCPEPHPGLGQAQEETLAEPGNGGKEAPHPWAR